From Vagococcus jeotgali, one genomic window encodes:
- a CDS encoding FMN-dependent NADH-azoreductase, producing MSNLLVVKSHPLSKEESRTLAVLDTFLTTYETTNPADTITVLDLYEDNVPEIDKDMLYGWAAAQKGEEMTPEQQAKITRFTELTEQFLNSDKIIVANPLWNLNIPTKLKAWIDTITVSGKTFKYTAAGPVGLTKNKKVVHIQSSGGVYDGHDTSSQFINNIFNFVGVNDIDSIYIQGIDHHPEQSEQILADIHEIARQKAQTF from the coding sequence ATGTCAAATTTATTAGTTGTGAAGTCTCATCCTTTAAGTAAAGAAGAATCTCGTACATTAGCTGTGTTAGATACGTTTTTAACTACTTATGAAACCACTAACCCAGCCGATACAATAACAGTTTTAGATTTATATGAAGATAACGTTCCAGAAATAGATAAAGATATGTTATATGGATGGGCAGCTGCTCAAAAGGGTGAGGAAATGACACCTGAACAACAAGCTAAAATAACTCGCTTTACAGAGCTTACTGAACAGTTTTTAAACTCTGATAAAATTATTGTCGCAAACCCTCTGTGGAATTTAAACATCCCGACAAAACTAAAGGCATGGATTGATACTATCACTGTGTCAGGTAAGACTTTCAAATACACAGCAGCAGGTCCTGTTGGTTTAACAAAGAATAAAAAAGTTGTGCATATTCAATCAAGTGGTGGTGTCTATGATGGGCATGATACGTCTTCACAGTTTATCAATAATATTTTTAACTTTGTTGGTGTAAATGACATTGATTCTATTTATATTCAAGGTATCGACCATCACCCAGAACAATCTGAGCAAATTTTAGCGGACATTCATGAGATAGCTAGACAAAAAGCTCAAACCTTTTAA
- a CDS encoding thymidine kinase — protein MAQLFFKYGAMNSGKTIEILKVAHNYEEQNKPVVLMTSGIDTRDEVGFISSRIGLRREATPIFSETDVYETVKSLSFKPYCVLIDESQFLEKQHVIQFAKIVDELDIPVMAFGLKNDFKNELFEGSKYLLLYADKIEELKTICWFCHKKAIMNLRMDNNKPVYTGEQIQIGGNEAYYPVCRKHYVSPLIMEI, from the coding sequence ATGGCTCAATTATTTTTTAAATATGGTGCAATGAACAGTGGGAAAACTATCGAGATTTTAAAAGTTGCTCATAATTATGAAGAACAAAACAAACCAGTTGTGTTAATGACTAGTGGTATTGATACACGAGATGAGGTTGGTTTTATTTCTAGTCGGATTGGCTTAAGGCGAGAAGCGACACCTATCTTTTCAGAAACAGATGTTTATGAAACAGTTAAATCTCTGTCATTCAAACCTTATTGTGTCTTGATTGATGAGTCACAATTTTTAGAGAAACAACATGTGATTCAATTTGCGAAGATTGTCGATGAGTTAGATATTCCTGTTATGGCCTTTGGTTTAAAGAATGATTTTAAAAATGAATTATTTGAGGGATCAAAATATCTACTACTTTACGCAGATAAAATTGAGGAATTAAAAACAATTTGTTGGTTCTGTCATAAAAAAGCAATTATGAATTTAAGAATGGATAATAATAAACCAGTTTACACTGGTGAGCAGATACAAATAGGTGGCAATGAAGCTTATTACCCAGTTTGTCGTAAGCATTATGTTAGCCCGTTGATTATGGAAATATAA
- the prfA gene encoding peptide chain release factor 1 encodes MFEQLQAVEDRYEELAELLSDPEVVNDTKRFMELSKEEANTRETVEVYRRYKEVKSGITDAEELLNEKLDDDMQELAKEELSELKTERDELEDRMKILLLPKDPNDDKNIIMEIRGAAGGDEAALFAGDLFEMYQSYAQAQGWKFEVMDANITDIGGYKEVTIMITGDSVYSKLKYESGAHRVQRIPSTESQGRVHTSTATVVVLPEAEEVELDLADKDIRVDIYHASGAGGQHVNKTASAVRLTHEPTGVVVAMQDERSQLKNREKAMKILRARVYDQLQQASQSEYDATRKSAVGSGDRSERIRTYNFPQNRVTDHRIGLTIQKLDQILAGKVDEIIDALVIYDQTAQLDKLNG; translated from the coding sequence ATGTTCGAACAATTACAAGCAGTAGAAGATCGTTATGAAGAGCTTGCTGAGCTGTTAAGTGATCCAGAGGTTGTCAATGATACAAAACGCTTCATGGAGTTGTCAAAAGAAGAAGCCAATACTCGTGAAACAGTGGAGGTTTACCGTCGTTACAAAGAAGTAAAATCAGGAATTACTGATGCTGAGGAATTACTTAATGAAAAACTAGATGATGATATGCAAGAATTAGCTAAAGAAGAATTATCAGAGTTAAAAACAGAACGTGATGAATTAGAAGATCGCATGAAGATTTTATTATTACCAAAAGACCCTAATGATGATAAAAATATTATCATGGAAATACGCGGTGCTGCAGGTGGGGATGAGGCAGCTCTTTTTGCAGGTGATTTATTTGAAATGTATCAGTCATATGCACAGGCTCAAGGTTGGAAGTTTGAAGTCATGGATGCTAACATCACAGATATTGGCGGGTATAAAGAAGTAACAATTATGATCACAGGTGATAGTGTGTACTCAAAACTTAAATATGAAAGTGGTGCTCACCGTGTCCAACGTATTCCTTCAACTGAATCACAAGGCCGTGTTCATACATCAACTGCCACAGTAGTTGTGTTACCAGAAGCCGAAGAGGTAGAGCTTGATTTAGCAGATAAAGATATTCGAGTTGATATTTATCATGCTAGTGGTGCTGGTGGTCAGCATGTTAATAAGACTGCCTCAGCTGTTCGTTTAACTCATGAGCCAACAGGTGTTGTAGTGGCTATGCAAGATGAGCGTTCTCAGTTGAAAAACAGAGAAAAAGCGATGAAAATTTTGCGTGCTAGAGTATATGACCAGTTGCAACAAGCAAGTCAAAGTGAATATGATGCTACTCGTAAATCTGCTGTTGGTAGTGGGGATCGTTCTGAGCGTATTAGAACATATAACTTCCCACAAAACAGAGTGACAGATCATCGTATTGGTTTGACCATTCAAAAATTAGATCAGATTTTAGCTGGTAAAGTTGATGAGATTATTGATGCTCTAGTTATCTACGACCAAACTGCTCAATTGGATAAGTTAAATGGATAA
- the prmC gene encoding peptide chain release factor N(5)-glutamine methyltransferase, with the protein MDKLVTYFEVLKWASSFLENNGKESYIAEYLILEYHEWCKTDLLLNLKAEMPVSEKHRLKKDLEKVVTNYPPQYLIGSCEFYGERFLVSEATLIPRPETEELVDLCLRENTNKPQIVVDIGTGSGVIALSLKKHRQNWQVRAVDLSLDALEIAKKNAVKLEEEIHFFYGSTLEPIDEEQIDIIISNPPYISDKEWDVMDESVRNFEPKLALFADNDGLAIYEKIAKEAVFKLSKTGKIYLEIGYKQGDAIQQMYQHYFPNKKVRLVKDIAGQDRIIIVS; encoded by the coding sequence ATGGATAAATTAGTCACATATTTTGAAGTCCTGAAATGGGCTTCTTCTTTTTTAGAAAATAATGGAAAAGAATCATATATAGCCGAGTATTTAATTTTAGAATACCATGAATGGTGTAAAACAGATTTACTGTTAAATTTGAAAGCAGAAATGCCTGTAAGTGAGAAACATAGGCTAAAAAAAGATTTAGAAAAAGTAGTCACAAATTATCCACCTCAATATTTAATTGGCTCTTGTGAGTTTTACGGGGAGCGTTTTTTAGTGAGTGAAGCAACCTTAATTCCTAGACCTGAAACAGAAGAGTTGGTAGATTTATGTTTGAGGGAAAATACTAACAAACCACAAATAGTGGTAGATATTGGAACAGGTAGTGGGGTGATTGCTTTATCATTAAAAAAACACCGTCAAAATTGGCAAGTAAGAGCAGTTGATTTATCATTAGATGCTCTAGAAATAGCTAAGAAAAATGCGGTAAAATTAGAAGAAGAAATCCATTTCTTTTACGGCAGTACACTAGAACCAATAGATGAAGAACAAATTGATATTATTATATCAAATCCTCCTTACATCAGTGATAAGGAGTGGGACGTAATGGATGAGTCAGTTAGAAATTTTGAACCTAAACTAGCTTTGTTTGCTGATAATGATGGATTAGCGATTTATGAAAAAATAGCCAAAGAAGCTGTTTTTAAGCTTAGTAAAACTGGCAAAATATATTTAGAAATAGGATATAAGCAAGGGGATGCTATCCAGCAAATGTACCAACATTACTTTCCAAATAAAAAGGTTAGACTAGTAAAAGATATTGCAGGTCAAGATAGAATAATCATTGTCTCTTAA
- a CDS encoding L-threonylcarbamoyladenylate synthase, translating to MVETRVYQKSDLNLAAKVLQQGGIIAFPTETVYGLGADATNDLAVRNVYQAKGRPSDNPLIVHISDENMLELFVEDIPLKAKQLMDQFWPGPLTIILKTKENNALSKYVTAGLSTTAFRLPDNLVTRNLIKKSGLALVGPSANTSGKPSPTSANHVLDDLNGKIEGVIDGGECQVGIESTVIDLSDDLIPTILRPGAITREQIQVVIGPVEIDAHVSNETEVPKSPGMKYKHYSPNTEVVMIEGEIEVWYQALDYYQKKHKQVGILASQLILNQLSSYPDIIQVELSQEKSIKEAMQHLFSGLRALDKVLPEESGIILVEAYEDVSENLGYMNRLKKAANQNKFIV from the coding sequence ATGGTTGAAACAAGGGTGTATCAAAAAAGTGATTTGAATCTAGCAGCAAAAGTGTTACAACAAGGTGGTATTATAGCTTTTCCAACAGAAACAGTTTATGGATTAGGTGCTGATGCGACTAATGATTTGGCTGTTAGAAATGTCTATCAGGCTAAAGGCAGACCTAGTGATAATCCTCTAATTGTCCATATTAGTGATGAGAATATGCTGGAGCTTTTTGTCGAAGATATTCCTCTTAAGGCCAAACAATTAATGGATCAATTTTGGCCTGGTCCATTAACTATTATTTTAAAAACAAAAGAAAACAACGCGTTATCTAAATATGTAACAGCAGGTCTTTCAACGACAGCTTTTCGTCTACCTGATAACCTTGTCACAAGAAACTTAATCAAAAAGAGTGGCTTGGCTTTAGTAGGTCCTAGTGCAAATACATCTGGTAAACCAAGTCCAACGTCAGCTAATCATGTATTAGATGATTTAAATGGAAAAATTGAAGGCGTGATAGATGGGGGTGAGTGTCAAGTAGGTATTGAATCAACAGTGATTGATTTAAGCGATGATTTGATTCCTACCATTTTAAGACCAGGTGCTATTACAAGAGAACAAATTCAAGTAGTGATTGGTCCAGTTGAGATAGATGCTCATGTATCAAATGAGACTGAAGTACCAAAATCTCCTGGGATGAAATATAAACACTATTCACCAAATACAGAAGTTGTCATGATAGAAGGTGAGATAGAAGTTTGGTATCAAGCGCTAGACTATTATCAAAAGAAACATAAACAAGTTGGTATATTAGCCAGTCAGTTGATTTTAAATCAACTAAGCTCATATCCAGATATAATTCAAGTAGAATTATCACAAGAAAAAAGTATTAAAGAAGCGATGCAACACTTGTTTAGTGGTTTAAGAGCATTAGATAAGGTTCTGCCAGAAGAGTCAGGAATTATTTTAGTAGAAGCGTATGAAGATGTCTCTGAAAACCTAGGATATATGAACAGATTAAAAAAAGCTGCTAATCAGAATAAGTTTATTGTGTAA
- the glyA gene encoding serine hydroxymethyltransferase has translation MDFKKDDVVLWEAIANEKKRQQDTIELIASENFVSEAVMAAQGSVLTNKYAEGYPGKRYYGGCEFVDVVENLAIDRAKDLFQADFANVQAHSGSQANTAAYLSLLEPGDTILGMDLTAGGHLTHGSPVNFSGKTYDFVSYGVDPVTEVIDYDVVEILARKHEPKLIVVGASAYSREIDFKRFKEIADSVGAKVMVDMAHIAGLVATGEHPNPMPYADVVTSTTHKTLRGPRGGLILTNSPELAKKINSAIFPGIQGGPLEHVIAAKAVAFREALLPEFKEYSKQIVLNAKAMARVINQSEGVRLISGDTDNHLLLIDVTGLGMTGKEAEAILESVNITVNKNTIPFESRSPFETSGIRIGTPAITTRGFKEDDAAQVAELIVEALSNASDEKVLERINQDVATILKKHTLYS, from the coding sequence ATGGATTTTAAAAAAGATGATGTTGTATTATGGGAAGCTATTGCCAATGAAAAGAAAAGACAACAAGATACCATTGAATTAATTGCTTCAGAAAACTTTGTATCAGAAGCTGTCATGGCAGCACAAGGTAGTGTATTAACAAATAAATATGCTGAAGGTTACCCTGGCAAAAGATATTATGGTGGGTGTGAGTTTGTTGATGTGGTAGAGAATTTAGCTATTGATCGTGCGAAAGATTTATTTCAAGCAGATTTTGCTAATGTTCAAGCACACTCTGGATCTCAAGCCAACACAGCTGCTTATTTATCACTTTTAGAACCAGGTGACACTATTTTAGGTATGGATTTAACAGCAGGAGGTCATTTAACTCACGGTTCTCCAGTAAACTTTAGTGGAAAAACATATGATTTTGTATCTTATGGTGTGGATCCTGTGACTGAAGTGATTGATTATGATGTGGTAGAAATTCTAGCTCGTAAACATGAACCAAAATTAATTGTAGTGGGAGCTAGTGCTTATTCTCGTGAAATTGATTTTAAACGTTTTAAAGAAATTGCTGATAGTGTTGGTGCAAAAGTAATGGTAGATATGGCTCATATCGCTGGACTTGTTGCAACAGGTGAACATCCAAACCCAATGCCTTATGCTGATGTTGTGACGTCAACTACTCATAAAACACTAAGAGGTCCTCGTGGTGGTCTTATTTTAACTAACTCACCTGAATTAGCTAAAAAAATCAATAGTGCTATTTTTCCAGGAATTCAAGGGGGACCACTAGAACATGTGATTGCAGCAAAAGCTGTGGCATTTAGAGAAGCATTGTTACCAGAATTTAAAGAATATAGTAAGCAAATTGTACTCAATGCTAAAGCGATGGCACGTGTCATTAATCAATCAGAAGGGGTTCGTTTAATTAGTGGTGATACTGATAATCATTTATTATTAATTGATGTGACAGGTCTTGGTATGACAGGTAAAGAAGCAGAAGCCATTTTAGAGTCTGTTAATATTACAGTAAATAAAAATACGATTCCTTTTGAAAGTCGCTCACCGTTTGAAACAAGTGGTATTAGAATTGGAACACCTGCCATTACGACACGTGGTTTTAAAGAAGATGATGCTGCACAAGTAGCTGAATTAATCGTTGAAGCTCTATCTAATGCTAGTGATGAAAAAGTTTTAGAGCGTATTAACCAAGATGTGGCAACAATATTAAAGAAACACACGTTATATAGCTAA